In Chlorogloeopsis sp. ULAP01, the following proteins share a genomic window:
- a CDS encoding amidase gives MSDLVFTPAHQLAQMIRDRVVSAVEVLDAHLVQIAKHNSKLNAICTLDEERARQRAKQADEALARSENWGILHGVPITIKDIFETAGLRTTAGYIPLKDYIPQQDATVVARLRAAGAVIIGKTNMAELAGDFQSTNSLFPQVNNPWNLEYTAGGSSGGSAAAVAAGLSPLDIGNDIAGSIRQPAHFCGVYGLKPTDRRISTAGMIPEVPGMPYCLRQMMTVGCFARSLEDIRLCFSLIAGADLRRPDVPPISLDMPSGKTLRDLKIAWIDEWTEVPVASEIREKIQAITQKLSQAGTHIERWLPKDFDLSTILNLYGRMAAYINIYAQPVNRYNLRRSWQQIFRTATQGDKELRKLGDFSRLLPELLNPSLKGYFEVLTERDCFTAQIDEALEPWDVWLTPVAATPAFTHRPAWSAIDIEGKSYPHGVANGAYTMPFNLSSHPAVVIPIGETQDGLPIGLQIVGKRWREMELLAIAQELNQVIGNFKHPFGS, from the coding sequence ATGAGCGATCTAGTTTTTACGCCTGCCCATCAGCTTGCTCAAATGATCCGCGATCGCGTTGTTTCGGCGGTTGAAGTACTGGATGCCCATTTAGTACAAATTGCCAAACATAACTCAAAACTTAACGCCATCTGCACGCTAGATGAAGAACGTGCTCGTCAACGAGCCAAACAAGCCGATGAAGCCTTAGCACGAAGTGAAAACTGGGGCATCCTGCATGGAGTGCCAATCACAATTAAAGACATCTTTGAGACAGCAGGATTGCGTACCACAGCAGGTTACATTCCCCTCAAAGACTACATTCCTCAACAGGATGCCACTGTTGTCGCAAGGCTGCGGGCAGCTGGAGCAGTCATTATCGGTAAAACGAATATGGCTGAACTGGCTGGTGATTTTCAGAGTACAAATTCTCTGTTTCCACAGGTAAATAATCCCTGGAATCTTGAGTACACAGCAGGCGGCAGTTCTGGAGGGAGTGCTGCTGCGGTTGCAGCCGGACTTTCACCGTTGGATATCGGTAATGATATTGCAGGTTCCATCCGCCAGCCTGCTCATTTCTGTGGTGTCTATGGCTTGAAGCCAACCGATCGCCGCATCTCCACAGCCGGAATGATTCCAGAAGTTCCGGGAATGCCATACTGTCTGCGGCAAATGATGACTGTAGGATGTTTTGCGCGATCGCTCGAAGACATTCGACTTTGTTTTTCATTAATAGCAGGAGCGGATCTGCGTCGCCCTGATGTTCCACCAATTTCGCTTGATATGCCTTCTGGGAAGACTTTGCGAGATCTCAAAATTGCCTGGATTGACGAATGGACAGAAGTACCTGTTGCTTCTGAAATTCGAGAAAAAATACAGGCGATCACGCAAAAACTTTCTCAAGCGGGTACTCATATTGAACGCTGGCTTCCTAAAGATTTTGATCTATCGACAATATTGAACCTCTACGGACGGATGGCAGCATACATTAACATTTATGCTCAACCAGTAAATCGATATAATTTACGTCGCAGTTGGCAGCAGATTTTTCGTACTGCAACCCAAGGCGACAAAGAACTCCGCAAATTGGGGGATTTTAGTCGTCTCTTACCTGAGCTATTAAACCCAAGCCTAAAAGGATATTTCGAGGTGCTTACTGAGCGCGATTGCTTCACTGCACAAATTGATGAAGCACTGGAACCGTGGGATGTGTGGCTCACTCCTGTAGCAGCAACCCCTGCCTTTACCCATCGCCCAGCTTGGAGCGCCATTGATATTGAGGGTAAGTCCTATCCTCATGGAGTTGCAAACGGTGCTTACACTATGCCTTTTAATTTGAGCAGCCATCCTGCCGTGGTGATTCCAATTGGGGAAACCCAAGATGGCTTACCGATTGGATTGCAAATTGTTGGCAAGCGATGGCGTGAGATGGAATTACTGGCGATCGCTCAGGAGCTTAATCAAGTTATTGGTAACTTTAAACACCCATTTGGTTCTTAG
- the hisA gene encoding 1-(5-phosphoribosyl)-5-[(5-phosphoribosylamino)methylideneamino]imidazole-4-carboxamide isomerase, translated as MEVIPAIDLLEGRCVRLYQGDYSLSEVFSENPADVAKQWVEQGATRLHLVDLDGAKAGKLVNLEAIEAIAQAVSVPIEVGGGLRTKESAQQLFNLGVEWAILGTIAVEQPQLVQQLCQEFPGKIIIGIDARNGKVATRGWLETSEVLATQLAVQMQELGAAAVIYTDIHRDGTLTGPNIEALRELANSVDIPIIASGGVSSVTDLLSLLALEPQGVTGAIVGRALYTGDISLKEALRAVGSGRIQDIPPNLDFSAFA; from the coding sequence ATGGAAGTTATTCCAGCAATAGATTTACTAGAAGGTCGCTGTGTGCGACTTTATCAAGGGGACTACTCACTATCAGAAGTTTTTAGCGAGAATCCTGCTGATGTAGCTAAACAGTGGGTAGAACAAGGCGCTACTAGACTACATCTAGTTGATTTAGATGGTGCAAAAGCGGGTAAACTAGTCAACCTAGAGGCAATTGAGGCGATCGCTCAAGCTGTTTCTGTACCCATTGAAGTTGGTGGGGGATTGCGGACAAAAGAAAGCGCCCAGCAGTTATTTAATTTGGGTGTAGAATGGGCAATTTTGGGAACCATTGCTGTAGAACAACCGCAGTTGGTACAACAACTCTGCCAAGAATTTCCCGGAAAGATAATTATCGGTATTGATGCTCGCAACGGCAAAGTCGCAACTCGCGGCTGGTTAGAAACCTCAGAAGTTCTTGCTACCCAACTTGCTGTGCAAATGCAAGAATTGGGAGCCGCAGCAGTAATTTACACTGATATTCATCGTGATGGAACCCTCACAGGGCCAAATATAGAAGCTTTACGCGAACTTGCCAACTCAGTAGATATTCCTATCATTGCTTCTGGTGGTGTTAGTTCTGTCACAGATTTGCTGAGTTTGCTAGCCTTGGAACCTCAAGGTGTCACTGGTGCGATCGTTGGTCGTGCCTTATATACTGGTGATATTTCCCTCAAAGAAGCATTGCGGGCTGTTGGTTCTGGACGTATTCAGGATATACCTCCTAATCTAGATTTTTCAGCATTTGCTTAG
- a CDS encoding ATP-binding protein, giving the protein MLVPEFFLGLTIGLGFWLWYKIQVYRLLGRIPPSLKSQSSEVTLPLIPRLRSEITSLKEQQEELQQDLQNYKNLLEMAPVGYLQVDEENQLLWCNQLAREMLYLQRWQPGQVRLLLELVRSYELDQVIEQTRDRQQSQIREWIFHPSVENAAAILEIKPLAVKATSFPLSQGKVAVFLENRQSLLELNQARDRALSDLAHELRTPLTSIRLVVENLQDRLKPPLDRWVSRLLNEVDRLIYLVQSWLELTRLENNPSLELNRQPVELRSLIAKVWETLEPLAQRHQIQLTYSGPEKLWINGDESRIYQIFLNLLDNSIKYSPPEGTIAVEAKIFCTDNSFSVKASTPPNLEINVIDSGAGFSEADLPHVFERFYRGDQARSRPQKAENISTTTIVGTGLGLAIVRQLVLAHGGTIKAMNHPVKGGAWIQIILPESVANY; this is encoded by the coding sequence ATGTTAGTACCGGAATTTTTTTTAGGTTTGACAATTGGACTTGGGTTTTGGCTTTGGTACAAAATACAAGTGTACCGCCTCTTGGGAAGAATACCGCCCTCGTTGAAATCCCAGTCTTCTGAAGTAACACTACCGCTTATTCCACGCTTGCGATCTGAAATTACTTCGTTAAAGGAGCAGCAGGAAGAATTACAACAAGATCTGCAAAATTACAAAAACTTGCTAGAGATGGCACCAGTGGGATATTTGCAGGTGGATGAAGAAAATCAACTGCTGTGGTGCAATCAACTGGCACGAGAGATGTTGTATTTACAAAGGTGGCAACCGGGACAAGTACGTTTGTTGCTAGAATTGGTGCGTTCTTATGAACTCGATCAGGTAATTGAGCAAACTCGCGATCGCCAACAATCCCAAATTCGGGAGTGGATATTTCATCCCTCAGTGGAAAACGCAGCCGCCATTTTAGAGATCAAACCTCTGGCAGTAAAAGCCACTAGTTTTCCTTTATCGCAAGGAAAAGTAGCAGTATTTCTAGAAAATCGCCAATCACTTTTGGAATTAAATCAAGCACGCGATCGCGCTCTTTCTGATCTTGCCCACGAACTGCGGACACCGTTGACTTCAATTCGTCTAGTTGTAGAGAATTTGCAAGATCGTTTGAAACCACCTTTAGATCGCTGGGTGAGCCGCCTCTTAAATGAGGTTGATAGGTTAATTTATTTAGTACAAAGCTGGTTGGAACTCACCCGACTCGAAAACAACCCCTCCTTGGAATTAAATCGCCAACCTGTAGAATTGCGATCGCTAATTGCCAAAGTTTGGGAAACTCTAGAACCTCTAGCACAACGCCATCAAATCCAGCTTACCTATTCTGGCCCCGAAAAACTTTGGATAAATGGCGATGAATCCCGCATTTATCAAATTTTTTTGAACTTGCTAGACAATAGTATCAAATATAGTCCTCCTGAAGGTACGATTGCAGTTGAGGCAAAGATTTTTTGTACAGATAATAGCTTTAGTGTTAAAGCAAGCACACCACCGAACCTGGAGATAAATGTTATAGACTCTGGAGCTGGTTTTTCTGAGGCAGATTTGCCCCATGTATTTGAACGCTTTTACCGAGGAGATCAAGCACGCTCTCGCCCACAAAAAGCAGAAAATATTTCTACAACGACAATTGTGGGTACTGGTTTAGGTTTGGCGATCGTGCGCCAACTTGTGCTTGCTCATGGTGGTACTATCAAAGCCATGAACCATCCTGTTAAAGGTGGTGCGTGGATACAGATAATACTCCCTGAGAGCGTGGCAAATTATTAA
- a CDS encoding Nif3-like dinuclear metal center hexameric protein — protein MTIECQLILLEEIAEFLNRFFAVEHFSQAEKGGVYLPSSRPVKRLGLALEPQTQLQEWASAQNLDALFLHRPWKLQLGLLPPDIGVISYHLPFDECLTIGFNPRLAQVLNVSNLEVLGEKENRAIGMLGEIPDQSFESLCSCVSQVFGGTEQVRTTVRGEVKRVAVVGAMTDLLVREAANCGVDVYITGQLRQPAEEAIRETQIGAIAVGHRRSEVWGLRALAGVLQERWLRLEVVVSHFD, from the coding sequence ATGACGATTGAATGCCAGTTGATTCTTTTAGAAGAGATAGCAGAATTTCTCAATCGCTTCTTCGCTGTTGAGCATTTTTCACAAGCTGAAAAGGGAGGAGTGTATTTGCCATCATCACGTCCTGTAAAACGATTAGGATTAGCACTAGAACCTCAGACACAACTACAGGAATGGGCGAGCGCTCAAAATTTAGATGCACTTTTTTTACATCGTCCTTGGAAACTCCAACTAGGGCTGCTTCCACCTGATATTGGCGTGATTTCCTATCATTTGCCATTTGACGAGTGCTTAACAATAGGTTTTAATCCTCGATTGGCACAAGTATTAAATGTATCTAATTTAGAAGTATTAGGAGAGAAAGAAAATAGAGCGATCGGGATGCTAGGAGAAATTCCAGATCAAAGTTTTGAGAGCTTATGTAGTTGTGTAAGCCAAGTATTTGGTGGAACAGAGCAAGTACGTACAACAGTTCGTGGAGAAGTAAAACGTGTTGCTGTTGTTGGTGCAATGACAGATTTATTAGTGCGTGAAGCAGCGAATTGTGGTGTTGATGTTTACATAACCGGACAATTACGACAGCCAGCCGAGGAGGCGATACGAGAAACTCAAATTGGAGCGATCGCTGTTGGGCATCGTCGTAGCGAAGTGTGGGGTTTAAGAGCGCTGGCTGGGGTACTGCAAGAACGATGGCTGAGATTAGAGGTAGTTGTGAGCCACTTTGATTAA
- the phoU gene encoding phosphate signaling complex protein PhoU, which produces MFETASVKALIFDANSGRPQLTREIRRLERDILRMGALVERSFRLSHQALFARDLIAAEELPRIDKQIDRFYKQIESDCTAIMTLQAPVAQDLRCLSAFMQLVRDLERIGDYAKDIAEIAIKIFPYPPHPSLPEIAQMSHHAQAMLATSLVALADLDEVSGRSVKQMDDTVDNAYEYLYQTLAYQKDVPGIIEPILLLVLVIRYLERMADHATNIGQRVAYIVTGQRG; this is translated from the coding sequence ATGTTTGAGACTGCAAGCGTGAAAGCTCTTATTTTTGATGCTAATTCAGGAAGACCCCAGCTAACACGCGAGATCAGGCGTTTAGAGCGGGACATTTTGCGCATGGGAGCTTTGGTAGAGCGATCGTTTCGCCTCAGCCACCAAGCTTTATTTGCTCGTGATTTAATAGCGGCTGAGGAACTTCCGCGTATAGATAAACAAATAGATCGCTTTTATAAACAAATAGAATCAGACTGTACAGCAATCATGACACTGCAAGCCCCTGTAGCCCAGGATTTGCGTTGCTTGAGTGCCTTTATGCAGCTAGTGCGCGATCTTGAACGCATTGGCGATTATGCAAAAGATATAGCAGAAATTGCAATCAAAATTTTTCCTTATCCGCCGCATCCCTCCTTACCTGAGATTGCGCAGATGTCTCATCATGCTCAGGCGATGTTAGCAACTAGTTTGGTAGCTTTGGCTGACTTAGATGAAGTTAGCGGACGCAGTGTGAAGCAAATGGACGACACTGTAGATAATGCCTACGAATACCTTTATCAAACTTTAGCCTATCAAAAAGATGTTCCAGGGATCATCGAGCCAATTTTACTCTTAGTACTAGTAATACGTTACTTAGAACGCATGGCAGATCATGCTACTAATATTGGTCAAAGAGTCGCGTATATTGTTACTGGTCAACGGGGTTAA
- a CDS encoding TspO/MBR family protein: MIPSWLVIGAVTFLVAFGSFFITPRDVKWFARLTRPRWLVFEPLIPLIWTVIFICGAASATIVWEKNPGSTITWLLMGCYLLLEIITVTYIPVMLRNRSLRVGEIIGWVGLILGILLAISVLPISWLATLLLIPYLVWSPVGAYTTEELIQLNPEDA; encoded by the coding sequence ATGATTCCATCTTGGCTGGTAATAGGAGCAGTAACTTTTTTAGTCGCATTTGGTAGTTTCTTTATCACACCACGTGATGTTAAATGGTTTGCACGTTTAACTCGCCCTCGCTGGTTGGTTTTTGAGCCGTTAATTCCTCTGATTTGGACTGTCATTTTTATTTGCGGTGCGGCATCTGCAACTATTGTTTGGGAAAAAAACCCAGGCAGTACAATTACTTGGTTATTAATGGGCTGTTACTTACTGCTAGAAATTATCACCGTTACCTATATACCTGTGATGCTGAGAAATCGCAGTCTTCGGGTTGGGGAAATTATTGGATGGGTTGGTTTGATTTTGGGTATATTGCTCGCAATCTCAGTTTTGCCAATTTCTTGGTTAGCAACGCTGTTACTTATTCCTTATCTAGTCTGGAGTCCAGTTGGTGCATATACCACTGAGGAATTAATACAATTAAACCCAGAAGATGCCTAA
- the csaB gene encoding polysaccharide pyruvyl transferase CsaB, producing MRALLSGYYGKGNGGDEALLATLLQMLPPDVTPVVLSGKPQETHSRYGVEAHERMSFLPVMQALRSCDALIWGGGSLIQDATSAVSPFYYGGMMKFAQKMGLRTVAWAQGIGPLERSVTRWLARRTFADCTKISVRDRASAALLSDWQIPHILAPDPVWALESKPVPGLWDLPAPRVAVTLRSHPQLTPTRLANLTRALVDFQKATQAFIVLLPFQKAQDLSIAQAIQPAIKDASKILALDEPQLLKGVFRGVEMAIGMRLHSLIMAASEGCRCFALSYDPKVNRLMEDLDMPGWDLANLPDDANVISKTWIEHYANGDPLSSEKIQFLVDRALIHREVLYAALGNN from the coding sequence ATGCGGGCGCTATTGTCTGGATATTACGGTAAAGGAAATGGTGGTGATGAGGCTTTGTTGGCAACCCTGCTGCAAATGCTACCACCTGATGTTACACCTGTGGTTCTTTCTGGTAAGCCACAAGAAACGCATAGTCGCTATGGTGTAGAAGCTCATGAACGCATGAGTTTTTTACCAGTAATGCAAGCTTTACGCTCTTGCGACGCCTTAATCTGGGGTGGTGGTAGTTTGATTCAGGATGCTACCAGTGCTGTTAGCCCATTTTACTATGGGGGTATGATGAAATTTGCCCAAAAAATGGGTTTGAGAACAGTTGCTTGGGCGCAGGGTATTGGCCCTTTGGAGCGTTCTGTAACTCGTTGGTTGGCACGGCGAACTTTTGCAGATTGCACAAAAATCAGCGTTCGCGATCGCGCTTCTGCGGCTTTACTTTCTGATTGGCAAATTCCCCATATCCTTGCACCCGATCCGGTTTGGGCGTTGGAGTCAAAACCAGTACCGGGACTTTGGGATTTACCAGCTCCCAGGGTGGCGGTGACTTTGCGATCGCATCCTCAACTTACACCCACTCGCCTTGCTAATCTGACTCGTGCACTGGTGGATTTTCAAAAAGCCACGCAGGCTTTTATTGTGCTGTTGCCATTTCAAAAAGCCCAAGATTTAAGTATTGCCCAAGCCATTCAACCTGCTATTAAAGATGCGAGCAAAATTCTTGCTTTGGATGAGCCGCAGCTTTTAAAAGGTGTATTTCGTGGTGTGGAAATGGCGATCGGGATGCGCCTGCACAGTCTAATTATGGCGGCAAGTGAAGGATGTCGTTGTTTTGCCCTTAGCTATGATCCCAAGGTGAATCGGTTAATGGAAGATTTGGATATGCCTGGGTGGGATTTAGCTAATTTGCCAGACGATGCCAATGTGATTAGTAAAACTTGGATTGAGCATTACGCCAATGGCGATCCGCTTTCATCAGAAAAAATCCAGTTTTTAGTAGATCGGGCGCTAATTCACCGTGAGGTACTATATGCAGCACTAGGCAATAATTGA
- a CDS encoding response regulator transcription factor: MYTSESTKYPPTTDIGQRNRILVVEDEELIREMLVLALEEEGYGVVTATDGRSTVEQLKNFETNSGEPAFDLIILDLMLPQINGLDICRLLRYQGNPVPILMLSAKGSETDRVLGLEVGADDYLTKPFSMRELVARCRALLRRQRLSSLPQLPVLQYKDITLYPQECRVLVRAQEVNLSPKEFRLLELFMSYARRVWSREQLLDQVWGPDFVGDSKTVDVHIRWLREKLEQDPSHPEYIVTVRGFGYRFG, encoded by the coding sequence ATGTACACGAGTGAATCAACTAAGTATCCTCCCACGACCGACATCGGCCAAAGAAATCGTATTTTGGTTGTTGAAGATGAAGAACTCATCCGAGAAATGCTAGTCTTAGCTCTGGAAGAGGAAGGTTATGGGGTAGTAACGGCTACGGACGGTCGCTCAACTGTAGAACAACTGAAAAACTTTGAAACCAATTCAGGAGAACCTGCCTTTGATTTGATTATTCTTGATTTAATGCTGCCTCAAATCAATGGTTTAGATATTTGCCGCTTGCTTCGTTACCAAGGCAACCCAGTACCGATTTTGATGCTAAGTGCTAAGGGTAGTGAAACTGACCGCGTTTTAGGGTTAGAAGTAGGAGCAGATGATTACCTGACAAAGCCTTTTAGTATGAGGGAATTAGTGGCTCGTTGTCGCGCTTTATTACGCCGCCAACGTTTGAGTAGCTTGCCGCAACTCCCAGTCTTGCAGTACAAAGATATTACATTGTATCCGCAAGAGTGTCGGGTGCTAGTTCGCGCTCAAGAGGTGAACCTGTCTCCAAAGGAGTTTCGTCTTTTAGAACTCTTTATGAGTTATGCCCGTAGAGTTTGGTCGCGGGAACAACTGCTAGATCAAGTATGGGGGCCGGATTTTGTTGGAGATAGTAAAACTGTGGATGTTCATATCCGTTGGTTACGTGAAAAATTAGAGCAAGATCCGAGCCATCCTGAATATATAGTGACTGTGCGTGGTTTTGGTTATCGATTTGGATAG
- a CDS encoding DUF3593 domain-containing protein, with amino-acid sequence MISKETLFILSLFPYLGFLWFISQVKQMPRLALYGFYCTLVFVAVTIPAGIYAQLHYGKSLANVDWLHGSAESFLVLSNILVVLGFRHAVMKMKESED; translated from the coding sequence ATGATTTCAAAAGAAACCCTATTTATCCTGTCACTGTTTCCCTATTTGGGTTTCTTGTGGTTTATTAGCCAAGTCAAGCAAATGCCGCGTTTGGCACTGTATGGATTTTATTGCACTCTTGTTTTTGTTGCTGTCACTATTCCGGCAGGGATTTACGCTCAACTGCATTATGGTAAATCACTGGCAAACGTTGATTGGTTGCACGGAAGTGCAGAATCGTTTTTAGTACTTTCTAATATCTTGGTTGTGCTAGGTTTTCGTCACGCTGTGATGAAGATGAAAGAGAGTGAGGATTAG
- a CDS encoding GNAT family N-acetyltransferase: MAQIKLRSPSADELPVMRHLYKEMYETIGSSEPPAEWVTNVHQQSLSGERSYWFALLDEEIIGFVDFKVMLFHPGSDEKFARIFDLFIRQSMHRRGYGTQLARKTINSVIEQGASNIELNVLPNNDIALAFWRSLGFNLHLYVLQMSV; encoded by the coding sequence GTGGCACAAATTAAGCTCAGATCTCCATCTGCTGATGAGCTTCCTGTAATGAGGCATCTCTACAAAGAAATGTACGAAACCATAGGCTCATCAGAACCACCTGCGGAATGGGTTACCAATGTCCATCAGCAATCATTATCAGGAGAGCGTAGTTATTGGTTTGCTCTGCTCGACGAGGAAATCATTGGCTTTGTTGATTTCAAAGTGATGCTATTCCACCCTGGATCAGATGAAAAGTTTGCAAGAATTTTTGATTTATTCATTAGACAATCAATGCATAGACGTGGATACGGAACACAATTAGCTCGCAAAACAATTAACTCAGTCATTGAGCAAGGGGCAAGCAACATTGAACTGAATGTTTTACCTAACAACGATATCGCTTTGGCGTTTTGGCGTAGTCTCGGTTTTAATCTCCATCTCTATGTTTTGCAAATGTCGGTATAA
- a CDS encoding TspO/MBR family protein produces MIRSWMVIAGVTLLVALGANFITPGDRKWFKRLQRPRWLTFEAAIPVIWTIVFVCGAWSAYIIWDNNPGSTQTWIYMGLYLLLEIVTVAYTPAMFRNRSLRLGTILGGTGFIIAVILAIAVLPVSGWATLLLVPYLLWSPIGTYTTRVMERLNPQDI; encoded by the coding sequence ATGATTAGATCTTGGATGGTTATTGCGGGTGTAACTTTATTAGTTGCTTTGGGTGCTAACTTCATTACTCCTGGCGATCGCAAATGGTTTAAACGCTTACAAAGGCCTAGATGGCTCACCTTTGAAGCAGCAATTCCAGTTATTTGGACTATAGTATTTGTTTGTGGTGCCTGGTCAGCCTATATTATTTGGGACAATAATCCAGGAAGCACCCAGACTTGGATTTACATGGGATTATATTTACTTTTAGAAATTGTTACTGTTGCCTATACTCCTGCCATGTTTAGGAATCGCAGTCTCAGATTGGGTACGATTCTGGGTGGAACGGGTTTTATCATAGCGGTGATACTCGCGATCGCAGTTTTACCAGTTTCTGGTTGGGCAACACTATTGCTTGTACCTTATTTATTGTGGAGTCCAATTGGAACTTATACGACTAGAGTAATGGAGCGTCTTAATCCTCAAGATATTTGA
- a CDS encoding DUF6022 family protein, translating to MRSYGAYCYKLFRPIHKQLKQVGLYPLPWFPGDFNISREWGNIDQNEQQRWMWSKITTLEGETIGTIVTIIFHDHTQFRLPYQPQVIALTQTSKEAVVEGLSERSADFKSALEFQIEYAQYLHSLEKQG from the coding sequence CTGCGGAGTTATGGTGCGTATTGCTACAAGCTATTTCGACCGATTCATAAACAGCTTAAACAGGTTGGATTGTATCCTTTACCCTGGTTCCCTGGTGATTTTAACATTTCAAGAGAGTGGGGCAACATAGATCAAAACGAACAGCAGCGATGGATGTGGAGCAAAATTACTACACTGGAAGGAGAAACCATAGGCACAATTGTTACCATTATCTTTCACGACCACACCCAGTTTCGTCTTCCTTACCAACCCCAAGTAATTGCTTTAACACAAACGAGTAAAGAAGCAGTTGTCGAAGGACTGTCAGAACGTTCTGCCGACTTCAAATCTGCCCTGGAATTCCAAATTGAATACGCACAGTATCTTCATAGTTTAGAAAAGCAAGGCTAA
- a CDS encoding DUF2499 domain-containing protein, producing MHALSIPTWIIHVSSVIEWIVAIWLIWKYGELTNNRAWWALSFGMLPALISAMCACTWHYFDNAESLEWLVTLQASMTLVGNFTLWAAAVWIWRSNKSSDVTNELTSTDPLESKQ from the coding sequence ATGCACGCTCTTTCAATTCCTACCTGGATTATTCACGTCTCTAGCGTTATTGAGTGGATTGTAGCCATTTGGCTGATTTGGAAATATGGCGAACTCACGAACAACCGCGCTTGGTGGGCATTGTCTTTTGGGATGTTACCAGCTTTGATCAGTGCAATGTGTGCCTGTACCTGGCACTATTTCGACAATGCAGAATCGCTCGAATGGTTAGTAACGCTACAAGCTAGCATGACTTTAGTGGGTAATTTCACGTTGTGGGCTGCTGCTGTATGGATTTGGCGTTCTAATAAATCTAGTGATGTTACCAATGAATTGACTTCCACAGATCCACTCGAATCAAAGCAATAA
- a CDS encoding M15 family metallopeptidase: MRPYHQIPIQECGEPLIAIPLKKFAVESPHPYEKLGAPYGEHSPYFLRQSVVDCLIAAQNYLQTLHPDWYIQIFDAYRPVTVQQFMVNYAFAEALRDRGLVDIKLSEIQRQEIWQEVYKIWAEPSLDEKTPPPHSTGAAVDITLVDDTGKIVDMGSPIDELSERSLPDYYLNSDHPQAQQYHANRLLLLDVMEKAGFKRNPREWWHFSFGDQMWAWLNNQINPDAKFVARYGRLI, from the coding sequence ATGAGACCTTATCATCAAATTCCTATTCAAGAGTGTGGTGAACCTCTTATAGCTATTCCCCTCAAAAAATTTGCAGTCGAATCTCCCCATCCCTATGAAAAACTGGGTGCGCCTTATGGCGAACATTCACCCTATTTTCTGCGCCAAAGCGTAGTTGATTGTTTGATAGCAGCGCAAAACTATCTGCAAACACTACACCCTGACTGGTACATTCAAATTTTTGATGCCTACCGCCCGGTGACGGTGCAGCAATTTATGGTAAATTACGCCTTTGCCGAAGCTTTGCGCGACAGGGGGCTTGTTGACATTAAGTTATCAGAAATTCAACGCCAGGAAATTTGGCAAGAAGTTTATAAAATTTGGGCTGAACCTAGTTTAGATGAAAAAACACCACCGCCTCACAGTACTGGTGCGGCTGTAGATATAACGCTTGTAGATGATACAGGGAAAATTGTGGATATGGGTTCGCCGATTGATGAATTATCTGAGCGATCGCTTCCCGATTACTATCTCAATAGCGATCATCCACAGGCACAGCAGTATCATGCTAACCGTTTGCTCTTGTTGGATGTCATGGAAAAAGCCGGATTTAAACGCAATCCCCGCGAGTGGTGGCATTTTTCTTTTGGGGATCAAATGTGGGCTTGGTTAAATAATCAAATTAATCCAGATGCAAAGTTTGTAGCACGATACGGTCGATTAATTTAG